One genomic segment of Chitinophaga parva includes these proteins:
- a CDS encoding sialidase family protein, with amino-acid sequence MKPLLLCLCLLPVTVLGQSRFIKVKEELVFTDPPFAQCHASTLLETRPGSLLLAVFGGAHEGAAGVAIWASHHEKGAWQQPVKVADGMLPATGVSAGGSLPPGVGKGGDLSPADSSSGNYPCWNPVLFKPGNSILWLFYKVGPNPREWWGMLKTSADDGKTWGAANPLPVGILGPVKNKPVRLADGTILAPSSVEVSEQRWQAHIERSTDGGRHWQFIPIDTANAAKVIQPSILQYPGHHLQVLCRSNQDKIMTAWSHDDGLTWGKLAPTTLPNPNSGTDAVTLKSGTQLLVYNPTMQGREWFNSRGKLAVAVSKDGVHWQQVLVLEDGSNDTNEYSYPAVIQAQDGLVHISYTYNRKNVKHVVVKEVPVH; translated from the coding sequence ATGAAGCCACTGTTGCTCTGTTTATGCCTCCTGCCTGTTACTGTTTTGGGACAAAGCAGGTTTATCAAGGTGAAAGAAGAACTGGTCTTTACTGATCCTCCTTTTGCACAATGCCATGCCTCCACGCTGTTGGAAACCCGCCCGGGAAGCCTGCTGCTGGCGGTGTTTGGCGGTGCGCATGAGGGCGCGGCCGGTGTGGCTATCTGGGCCAGCCACCATGAAAAAGGCGCCTGGCAGCAACCTGTTAAAGTAGCGGATGGCATGCTCCCGGCAACCGGCGTTTCCGCAGGGGGCAGCCTTCCCCCGGGAGTAGGCAAGGGGGGCGACCTTTCCCCGGCGGACAGCAGTAGTGGCAATTATCCCTGCTGGAACCCGGTGTTATTCAAACCAGGCAATAGCATCCTGTGGTTGTTTTACAAAGTAGGCCCAAACCCCAGGGAGTGGTGGGGCATGCTCAAAACTTCAGCAGATGATGGTAAGACATGGGGCGCCGCAAACCCGCTGCCGGTGGGCATCCTGGGGCCTGTTAAGAACAAGCCGGTGCGCCTGGCGGATGGCACTATCCTGGCGCCGTCCAGCGTGGAGGTATCGGAGCAGCGCTGGCAGGCGCATATAGAACGGTCAACGGATGGAGGGCGGCACTGGCAGTTCATCCCCATTGATACGGCCAATGCCGCAAAGGTGATCCAGCCCAGCATTTTACAATATCCCGGCCATCACCTGCAGGTGCTGTGCCGCAGCAACCAGGATAAGATTATGACGGCATGGAGCCATGACGATGGCCTTACCTGGGGCAAGCTGGCGCCCACCACGCTGCCCAATCCCAATTCCGGCACAGATGCCGTGACGCTCAAAAGCGGTACCCAGCTGCTGGTGTACAACCCCACCATGCAGGGCCGGGAATGGTTCAATAGCCGGGGCAAGCTGGCCGTGGCGGTGTCAAAAGATGGCGTGCACTGGCAGCAGGTGCTGGTGCTGGAAGACGGAAGCAATGATACCAATGAATACAGCTACCCCGCTGTGATCCAGGCACAGGATGGACTGGTACACATCAGCTACACCTATAACCGGAAGAATGTGAAACACGTAGTGGTAAAGGAAGTGCCCGTACATTAA
- a CDS encoding methyltransferase domain-containing protein, with the protein MSWNADLYKNQHAFVFQYGESLLEWLQPKAGEQIIDLGCGTGELTAKIAESGASVVGLDASANMIASAKDHYPNVHFEVADITKFTVEQPVDAIFSNATLHWVKKKKKAAARMYAALKPGGRLVLEMGGKDNIASILAGLKKVLTKHGYTYEPYWYFPSVAEYTKVLENAGFRVNRVVYFDRPTQLSDAQNGVAVWLRMFGAGFLTHVPEDEREKILQEVNDLVVPHLLKDGVLYADYHRLRVEAVKL; encoded by the coding sequence ATGTCATGGAACGCAGATTTATATAAGAACCAGCACGCTTTTGTTTTCCAATATGGCGAAAGCCTGCTGGAGTGGCTGCAGCCCAAGGCCGGTGAGCAGATCATTGACCTGGGTTGCGGCACCGGTGAGCTCACTGCGAAGATCGCGGAGAGCGGGGCTTCGGTAGTGGGGCTGGATGCATCGGCCAATATGATTGCCAGTGCAAAGGACCACTATCCGAATGTGCACTTTGAAGTGGCGGATATTACCAAATTCACGGTGGAACAGCCGGTGGATGCTATCTTCTCCAACGCTACCCTGCACTGGGTAAAAAAGAAGAAGAAAGCTGCCGCCCGCATGTACGCCGCACTGAAGCCCGGTGGACGCCTGGTGCTGGAAATGGGAGGGAAGGATAACATTGCCTCCATCCTGGCCGGCCTCAAAAAAGTGCTCACCAAACATGGCTACACCTACGAGCCTTACTGGTACTTTCCCTCCGTGGCCGAGTATACCAAAGTGCTGGAAAATGCAGGCTTCCGGGTGAACCGCGTAGTATATTTTGACCGCCCCACCCAGCTGAGCGACGCCCAAAACGGCGTGGCGGTGTGGCTGCGAATGTTTGGTGCCGGCTTCCTTACCCACGTACCGGAAGACGAAAGAGAAAAGATCCTCCAGGAAGTGAACGACCTGGTGGTACCTCACCTCCTCAAAGACGGGGTGCTGTACGCAGACTACCACCGCCTGCGCGTAGAAGCAGTGAAATTGTAA
- a CDS encoding efflux transporter outer membrane subunit, producing MTRSTTAYITLLAALLLAGSCKMPQPATTPVVKSLPDSFPTGAPASADTAAIASISWRHFFTDPQLVSLIDSALHNNPDLWIAQERIRIAQAQLAMKRAALLPSVNGGISAAADRYGDYTMNGVGNYDTNLSSNINKDQRIPTSPTWDYFIGFRSSWELDIWGKLKDEKRAAAALLLATEKGRQYGVTAIVAEVATHYYRLLALDNELAVLQKNIVLQQAALEVVKVQKEAGRATELAVHQFKAQLLHTQALQYATQQAIITEQAALNLLAGRYPQDIARDTTFFKQELPGALQTGVPASMLTRRPDIQQAELELVAAKANVSAARKAFLPSLNITPYLGLNAFSANLLFDGGSVAAGALAGLTTPIFAQNKLKAGHAIATAEQNQALYRYQQTLLQGFTEVVTQLHQVRNRRAAFALKQQEVAELTDAVSTVNDLYLTGYANYLELITAQKGVLEAELSLADERRQVLEGVISLYRALGGGWDENRH from the coding sequence ATGACCAGATCTACAACTGCATATATAACGCTGCTAGCGGCTTTGCTGCTGGCAGGTAGTTGCAAGATGCCGCAGCCGGCCACTACGCCGGTGGTAAAGTCCCTGCCGGACAGTTTTCCGACAGGGGCCCCGGCATCGGCTGATACCGCTGCCATTGCCAGCATTTCCTGGCGCCATTTTTTTACAGACCCGCAGCTGGTATCGCTCATTGATTCCGCCCTGCATAATAATCCTGACCTGTGGATAGCGCAGGAACGCATCCGCATTGCACAGGCGCAACTGGCCATGAAACGCGCGGCCCTGCTGCCTTCTGTGAATGGCGGGATCTCTGCCGCGGCAGACCGTTACGGTGACTACACTATGAATGGTGTGGGCAATTATGATACAAACCTGTCGTCCAATATCAATAAGGACCAGCGCATCCCCACCAGTCCTACCTGGGATTATTTCATTGGCTTCCGCAGCAGCTGGGAGCTGGATATCTGGGGTAAGCTGAAGGATGAAAAGAGGGCTGCGGCCGCCCTGCTGCTGGCCACAGAAAAGGGCCGCCAGTATGGTGTTACCGCCATCGTAGCAGAAGTGGCTACGCACTATTACCGCTTGCTGGCGCTGGATAATGAGCTGGCCGTACTGCAGAAGAATATCGTGTTGCAACAAGCTGCACTGGAGGTAGTAAAAGTACAGAAAGAAGCTGGCCGTGCTACGGAGCTGGCCGTGCACCAGTTCAAGGCGCAACTGCTGCACACGCAGGCCCTGCAATACGCCACCCAGCAGGCCATTATAACGGAGCAAGCCGCCCTCAACCTGCTGGCAGGCCGCTACCCGCAGGATATTGCCCGGGATACCACCTTCTTTAAGCAGGAACTACCGGGTGCGTTGCAAACCGGCGTGCCTGCTTCCATGCTTACCCGCCGGCCAGACATACAACAGGCAGAATTGGAGCTGGTAGCGGCAAAAGCCAATGTGAGCGCCGCCCGCAAAGCATTTTTGCCCTCGCTGAACATTACGCCCTACCTGGGTTTGAACGCCTTCAGCGCTAACCTGCTTTTTGACGGGGGCTCTGTGGCAGCGGGTGCGCTGGCAGGGCTTACTACGCCCATTTTTGCACAAAACAAATTGAAAGCAGGCCATGCCATCGCCACGGCGGAGCAAAACCAGGCTTTATACCGCTACCAGCAAACATTGCTGCAGGGCTTTACGGAAGTGGTCACACAACTCCACCAGGTACGCAACCGCCGTGCGGCATTTGCCCTGAAACAACAGGAAGTAGCGGAGCTGACAGACGCAGTGTCTACGGTGAATGATCTTTACCTCACCGGCTATGCAAACTACCTGGAGCTGATCACGGCACAGAAAGGCGTATTGGAAGCAGAGCTTTCCCTGGCGGATGAGCGCCGGCAGGTACTGGAAGGCGTGATAAGCCTGTACCGCGCACTGGGCGGAGGCTGGGATGAAAACAGGCATTAA
- a CDS encoding T9SS type A sorting domain-containing protein, which translates to MHSFLHKAALCMALLCATGEVCAQNILRDGGTLTTDFEPADPAQGISKLADGNTATSYIAPASQQIHITYQSDQVSEVLRYAITVGTDSLARNPAGWMLFGAPDGKAWTALDAEFGISFTAGERKVFKIASPVPYTSYQLIIFFNSGSPVTEIAELELMDYSNDLTPPVPTAKAQRQDVVIRWSNAGNEKAKGMVISRSDDGIHFVTIDTAALPAKQYTDANVRSNALLLYRLRVLDSNGVSKPSPTVSARSNTLADLPSLNRFADKRVYDTWNIRNAEGIQQAFDDNIYTKLYCYRSFDNLTYVLDGGATAKQYAVTSGNDAPERDPYDWVLEASADSSNWTPLDTRHMEYFIDRHQRKLYPLTNTKSYKYYRLRILTSIGGNDLQLADFQLMGDGNGQVNKNKPAKPGLFQVYGNSPYQLALSWTDSAMNETGYVLQYSADSLHWNSEVALDANSSAYFHRHLHPMTQYYYRLRAENAYGTSAWAYASARTVPDAPPATWQEHWYEHRALLDRVYMNNDIAMYFDYAVDRQQSEWTKAFYTSAWQYVKKNYGSFCDPRLYVVLHSMPPTSIYSGGHPSVVFDSSHDYRNVTDVAGNWADTGNWNHGASVHEMCHIVEGSADDVWGSPAFGLWGDSKWAEIFVYDVYNHMGPAYAYLKNDLYTQMQTQYDDFPRKNTQWFKNWFYPIYDRSADSSQALSRYFLLVSQYFPQHDGAYSKSMNMGEFVHFWSGAAGYNLKQQADTAFGWTDQLEIQFQQARIDYPFTYPDEAPVKTPPSQNGHGGAAPCKYLYPNPASGTIYLDGPDPSENYLVDVYALNGQRVLQTRAMGNNVPLNIASLHNGIYLFVVNSKRSVAFTRLVAVFNK; encoded by the coding sequence ATGCATTCCTTTTTACACAAAGCTGCCTTGTGCATGGCATTGCTGTGCGCAACGGGGGAAGTGTGCGCACAAAACATCCTGCGGGATGGCGGCACGCTGACCACTGATTTTGAACCGGCCGACCCTGCCCAGGGTATTTCCAAACTGGCGGATGGCAACACTGCTACTTCGTACATAGCGCCAGCCAGCCAGCAGATCCACATCACCTATCAAAGCGACCAAGTGAGTGAAGTACTGCGCTATGCCATTACTGTGGGCACAGATTCCCTGGCCCGCAATCCAGCCGGCTGGATGCTCTTTGGTGCGCCGGATGGCAAAGCATGGACCGCACTGGACGCGGAGTTTGGCATATCCTTTACCGCGGGTGAACGCAAGGTTTTTAAGATTGCGAGCCCGGTACCTTACACATCGTACCAACTTATTATCTTCTTCAACAGCGGCAGCCCCGTTACCGAGATCGCGGAGCTGGAACTGATGGATTACTCCAATGACCTTACCCCGCCCGTGCCTACAGCCAAAGCACAGCGCCAGGATGTAGTGATCCGATGGAGCAATGCCGGCAATGAAAAAGCCAAAGGCATGGTGATAAGCCGCAGTGATGACGGCATCCACTTTGTAACGATAGACACCGCTGCCCTGCCGGCCAAACAATACACGGATGCAAACGTGCGCTCTAATGCACTGCTGCTCTACCGCCTGCGCGTACTGGATAGCAACGGGGTGTCCAAACCCTCCCCAACGGTATCCGCAAGATCCAACACCCTGGCGGATCTGCCCAGCCTGAACCGCTTTGCCGACAAGCGGGTGTATGACACCTGGAACATCCGGAATGCAGAAGGCATACAACAGGCCTTTGATGATAACATCTACACCAAGTTGTACTGCTACCGCAGCTTTGACAACCTTACCTATGTGCTGGATGGGGGCGCTACCGCAAAGCAATACGCTGTTACTTCCGGCAATGATGCGCCGGAGCGTGATCCATACGACTGGGTGCTGGAAGCTTCTGCAGACAGCAGTAACTGGACGCCGCTGGACACCCGCCACATGGAGTATTTCATAGACCGGCACCAACGCAAACTGTACCCGCTCACCAATACCAAAAGTTACAAGTACTACCGCCTGCGCATCCTTACCAGCATTGGCGGTAATGACCTGCAACTGGCGGACTTCCAGCTGATGGGCGATGGCAACGGCCAGGTGAATAAAAACAAGCCCGCAAAGCCAGGCCTGTTCCAGGTGTACGGCAACTCACCCTACCAGCTGGCCCTGTCCTGGACAGACAGTGCGATGAATGAAACGGGGTACGTGTTGCAATATTCCGCAGACAGCCTGCACTGGAACAGCGAAGTGGCGCTGGATGCCAACAGTTCCGCATACTTCCACCGCCACCTACATCCTATGACGCAATATTATTACCGCCTGCGCGCAGAAAATGCCTATGGTACTTCTGCGTGGGCCTATGCCAGCGCACGTACCGTACCGGATGCACCACCAGCCACCTGGCAGGAACACTGGTATGAGCACCGCGCCCTGCTGGACCGCGTGTATATGAACAATGACATTGCCATGTACTTTGACTACGCGGTGGACCGCCAGCAAAGCGAGTGGACGAAAGCCTTCTACACCTCCGCGTGGCAGTATGTAAAAAAGAACTACGGCTCTTTCTGCGATCCGCGCCTGTACGTGGTACTGCATAGCATGCCGCCCACCAGCATTTACAGTGGCGGGCACCCCTCCGTGGTCTTTGATTCATCGCACGACTACCGCAACGTCACAGATGTAGCGGGCAACTGGGCCGATACCGGCAACTGGAACCATGGCGCCAGCGTGCACGAGATGTGCCATATCGTGGAAGGATCTGCTGATGATGTATGGGGATCGCCTGCCTTTGGCCTCTGGGGCGACAGCAAATGGGCGGAGATCTTCGTGTATGACGTGTACAACCACATGGGCCCTGCATACGCCTACCTGAAAAACGACCTGTACACGCAGATGCAGACCCAGTACGATGATTTTCCGCGCAAGAACACGCAGTGGTTCAAGAACTGGTTCTACCCCATCTATGACCGTTCTGCAGATTCCAGCCAGGCCCTGTCCCGGTATTTCCTCCTGGTATCGCAATACTTCCCGCAGCATGACGGGGCTTACTCCAAGAGCATGAACATGGGCGAGTTTGTGCACTTCTGGAGTGGCGCTGCAGGCTATAACCTGAAGCAACAGGCAGATACCGCTTTTGGCTGGACAGACCAGCTGGAGATCCAGTTCCAGCAGGCACGCATTGACTATCCCTTCACCTACCCTGACGAAGCACCGGTGAAAACACCGCCGTCTCAAAATGGCCATGGTGGCGCAGCTCCCTGCAAGTACCTCTACCCCAATCCTGCTTCCGGCACCATCTACCTGGATGGCCCGGACCCCAGTGAAAATTACCTGGTAGATGTATATGCACTGAACGGGCAGCGCGTGCTGCAAACCCGGGCCATGGGCAACAACGTGCCGTTGAATATTGCATCCCTGCACAATGGCATTTACCTTTTTGTGGTGAATAGTAAACGCAGTGTGGCCTTTACCAGGCTGGTAGCGGTTTTCAACAAATAA
- the leuB gene encoding 3-isopropylmalate dehydrogenase yields MSVDKKILVIPGDGIGQEVTTWGQKVLTAIASNYRHNFTFEEALMGHVAIEATGNPLPDETLEKARRSDAILFGAIGHAKYDNDPTLKVRPEQGLLKIRKELGLYANLRPIKLFDELLEASSIKPEILRGADILFFRELTGDVYFGEKKRSEDRNTASDLMIYHRYEVERIAHKAFAAAQTRRKKLCSVDKANVLEASRLWREVVQEVARQYPDVETEHMFIDNAAMQLIKDPKRFDVVLTANLFGDILTDEASQIAGSMGMLASASVGDTIGFYEPIHGSAHDIAGKGIANPLASILSAALMLDISFGLKEESSRVIKAVEATLRQGYRTMDIANKHTPNDLYLSTDQMGAKVLENLN; encoded by the coding sequence ATGAGCGTTGACAAAAAGATCCTGGTCATTCCCGGGGACGGAATTGGACAAGAAGTAACCACCTGGGGACAGAAAGTATTGACGGCCATTGCCAGCAACTACCGCCACAACTTCACTTTCGAAGAAGCGCTGATGGGCCACGTAGCCATTGAAGCCACCGGCAATCCCCTGCCCGATGAAACCCTGGAAAAGGCGCGCCGCAGTGATGCCATTCTCTTTGGTGCCATTGGCCACGCGAAATACGATAACGATCCCACGCTGAAAGTAAGACCCGAACAGGGCCTGCTGAAGATCAGGAAAGAACTGGGCCTGTATGCTAACCTGCGCCCCATCAAGCTGTTTGATGAACTGCTGGAAGCTTCCAGCATCAAGCCGGAGATCCTCCGGGGTGCAGATATCCTCTTCTTCCGTGAGCTGACCGGCGACGTATATTTCGGGGAAAAGAAGCGCAGCGAAGACCGCAACACCGCGTCTGACCTGATGATCTATCACCGCTATGAAGTAGAGCGCATTGCCCACAAAGCATTTGCCGCCGCGCAGACCCGCCGCAAAAAACTTTGCTCTGTAGATAAAGCCAATGTGCTGGAAGCCTCCCGCCTGTGGCGCGAAGTGGTACAGGAAGTGGCCAGGCAATATCCCGATGTGGAAACGGAACACATGTTCATTGACAACGCCGCCATGCAGCTGATCAAAGATCCCAAACGCTTTGATGTGGTGCTCACGGCCAACCTGTTTGGCGACATCCTCACCGATGAGGCATCCCAGATCGCAGGGTCCATGGGCATGCTGGCATCTGCATCCGTAGGCGATACCATTGGTTTCTATGAGCCCATTCACGGTTCCGCGCACGACATAGCCGGTAAAGGCATTGCCAACCCGCTGGCGTCTATCCTTTCCGCTGCCCTCATGCTGGACATTTCTTTTGGCCTGAAAGAAGAAAGCTCCCGCGTGATCAAGGCCGTGGAAGCCACGCTGCGCCAGGGTTACAGGACCATGGACATTGCCAATAAACATACGCCGAACGACCTGTACCTGAGCACTGACCAGATGGGTGCCAAGGTGCTGGAAAACCTGAACTAA
- a CDS encoding 2-isopropylmalate synthase, translating into MSDKNRVYIFDTTLRDGEQVPGCQLTTVEKIVIAKKLEALGVDVIEAGFPISSPGDFQSVVEISKAVSEPVICALTRANTKDIDAAADALQYAKRKRIHTGIGASDMHIKYKFNSTRDEILQRAVDAVKYAKKYVEDIEFYAEDAGRADNEYLARMIEAVIAAGATVVNIPDTNGYCLPDQYGAKIKYLVDHVKNIDKAIISVHCHNDLGLATANTIAGIMNGARQAECTINGIGERAGNTSLEEVAMILQTHHALGYHTGIQSKNIYEISKSVENMMRMPVQPNKAIVGRNAFAHSSGIHQDGVLKHRENYEILNPEDVGISSNSIILTARSGRHALKHHLERLGYKLDKVNLDEVYNRFLVVADKKKEIADSDLLELMGDGDSNNYDDKAIKVTLLQVVCGDPLRPMATVRLKVNGEEKEASSAGNGPVNATINAIQEIIKDTIEIDELSIQAMHGGSADVSKVNMRVQHKGQSFYGFGYSTDIVNASVNAYVDALNKIY; encoded by the coding sequence ATGAGCGATAAGAATCGTGTATATATTTTCGATACCACCCTGCGCGATGGTGAGCAGGTGCCGGGCTGCCAGCTCACTACCGTAGAAAAGATCGTCATTGCCAAAAAACTGGAAGCACTCGGTGTAGACGTGATCGAAGCAGGCTTCCCCATCTCCAGCCCCGGCGACTTCCAGAGCGTGGTGGAGATATCCAAAGCCGTGTCTGAGCCCGTGATCTGCGCACTTACCCGCGCTAACACCAAGGACATTGACGCTGCCGCAGACGCCCTGCAATACGCTAAGCGCAAACGCATCCACACCGGCATTGGTGCGTCTGACATGCATATCAAGTACAAGTTCAACAGCACCCGGGATGAGATCCTGCAGCGTGCGGTAGACGCTGTGAAGTATGCAAAGAAATACGTGGAAGACATCGAGTTCTACGCAGAAGACGCCGGCCGCGCGGACAATGAATACCTGGCCCGCATGATCGAAGCGGTGATTGCCGCCGGTGCCACCGTGGTAAACATCCCGGACACCAATGGCTACTGCCTGCCGGACCAGTATGGCGCCAAGATCAAATACCTGGTAGACCATGTGAAGAACATTGATAAAGCCATTATTTCTGTACACTGCCATAACGACCTGGGACTGGCTACCGCCAATACTATTGCCGGTATCATGAACGGCGCCCGCCAGGCGGAATGTACCATTAACGGTATTGGTGAAAGAGCGGGTAACACTTCCCTGGAAGAAGTGGCCATGATCCTGCAAACCCACCATGCATTGGGTTACCACACCGGTATCCAGAGCAAGAACATCTACGAGATCAGCAAGTCTGTAGAGAATATGATGCGCATGCCTGTGCAGCCCAACAAAGCCATCGTGGGCCGCAACGCCTTTGCACACAGCTCCGGCATTCACCAGGATGGTGTGCTCAAGCACCGCGAAAATTACGAGATCCTCAACCCGGAAGATGTAGGCATCAGCTCCAATTCCATTATCCTCACCGCCCGCAGCGGCCGTCATGCCCTGAAGCACCACCTGGAGCGCCTGGGCTACAAGCTGGATAAAGTGAACCTGGACGAAGTGTACAACCGCTTCCTGGTAGTAGCAGATAAAAAGAAAGAAATTGCCGACAGTGACCTGCTGGAACTGATGGGCGATGGTGATAGCAACAACTACGACGATAAGGCCATCAAAGTGACCCTGCTGCAGGTAGTGTGTGGCGATCCGCTGCGCCCCATGGCCACCGTGCGGCTGAAGGTGAACGGGGAGGAGAAGGAAGCCAGCTCCGCCGGCAATGGACCTGTGAATGCCACGATCAACGCCATCCAGGAGATCATCAAAGACACCATCGAGATCGATGAATTGAGTATCCAGGCCATGCACGGTGGCAGTGCGGATGTGAGCAAGGTGAACATGCGCGTGCAGCACAAGGGACAGTCGTTCTACGGCTTCGGTTACAGCACCGACATCGTGAATGCTTCTGTAAACGCTTACGTGGACGCGCTGAACAAGATCTACTAA
- the leuD gene encoding 3-isopropylmalate dehydratase small subunit — MKKIFKHLVSSVVPVNIENIDTDQIIPARFLKATTREGFGENLFRDWRYDANNQPKPDFVLNNPVYSGEILVAAKNFGCGSSREHAAWAIADAGFKVVISSFFADIFKGNALNNFVLAAQVSDDFLAKIFAAVEADPKAQLEVDLENQFVKIVSTGEQENFDINPYKKACLMNGYDDIDYILSLKKDIEAYEATREFNF, encoded by the coding sequence ATGAAAAAAATATTCAAACACCTCGTTTCCAGCGTAGTGCCGGTAAACATTGAAAACATCGATACGGACCAGATCATTCCTGCCCGTTTCCTGAAAGCCACCACCCGTGAGGGTTTTGGCGAAAACCTGTTCCGCGACTGGCGTTATGATGCCAACAACCAGCCCAAACCGGATTTTGTGCTGAACAACCCGGTCTACAGCGGCGAGATCCTGGTAGCGGCTAAGAACTTCGGTTGCGGCAGCTCCCGTGAGCACGCCGCCTGGGCCATTGCCGATGCCGGTTTTAAAGTAGTGATCAGCAGCTTTTTTGCAGACATCTTCAAAGGCAATGCCCTCAACAACTTTGTACTGGCTGCACAGGTGAGCGATGATTTCCTGGCAAAGATCTTTGCCGCCGTGGAGGCCGATCCCAAAGCACAGCTGGAAGTAGACCTGGAAAACCAGTTTGTAAAGATCGTATCCACCGGTGAGCAGGAAAACTTTGACATCAACCCGTACAAAAAGGCCTGCCTCATGAACGGTTATGATGACATTGACTACATCCTCAGCCTGAAAAAGGACATAGAAGCGTACGAAGCCACCCGGGAATTTAATTTTTAA
- the leuC gene encoding 3-isopropylmalate dehydratase large subunit, with amino-acid sequence MGKTLVDKIWDAHVVVSKPGFPDVLYINTHFIHEVTSPQAFDGLRRRGLPVYRTAKTHATADHNVPTVDQHLPIKEALSRHQVEMLSSNTAEFGVELYGLGHPYQGIVHVIGPELGITLPGMTIVCGDSHTSTHGAFGAIAFGIGTSEVEEVLATQCILQYRPKRMKIEINGQLKKGVVSKDIILYIISQISAAGGTGYFVEFAGEAIRSLSMEARMTICNMSIEMGARGGLIAPDDTTFDYLKGREFAPKGADWDKALAYWKTLYSDADAQFDKVLTFDAASIEPMITYGTNPGMGIGITQHIPAVEALDEKEKTSFRKSLEYMDLQPGTGLLGKKVDYVFIGSCTNSRIEDLRMVAEFVKGKKKADDVTVWIVPGSKQVEAQAKAEGIHEIFEAAGFHLREPGCSACLGMNEDKIPAGMYCVSTSNRNFEGRQGPNARTFLASPLTAAAAAITGKVTDVREWL; translated from the coding sequence ATGGGAAAAACACTGGTAGACAAAATTTGGGATGCCCACGTCGTGGTCAGCAAGCCTGGCTTTCCGGACGTATTGTACATCAACACGCACTTTATCCATGAAGTAACCAGCCCGCAGGCTTTTGATGGCCTGCGCCGGCGCGGCCTGCCGGTGTACCGCACTGCCAAGACCCACGCCACGGCGGACCACAACGTACCCACCGTAGACCAGCACCTGCCCATCAAGGAGGCCCTGAGCCGCCACCAGGTGGAAATGCTGTCCAGTAACACTGCCGAATTTGGCGTAGAGCTGTATGGCCTGGGGCACCCGTACCAGGGCATTGTGCATGTGATAGGCCCGGAGCTGGGCATCACCCTGCCGGGTATGACCATCGTGTGCGGCGACAGCCACACCAGTACCCACGGGGCTTTTGGCGCCATTGCCTTCGGCATTGGTACCTCCGAGGTAGAAGAAGTACTGGCCACCCAGTGCATTCTCCAGTACCGCCCCAAGCGCATGAAAATCGAGATCAACGGCCAGCTGAAAAAAGGCGTTGTGTCTAAAGATATTATCCTCTACATCATTTCCCAGATCTCTGCCGCCGGTGGTACCGGTTACTTCGTGGAGTTTGCCGGTGAAGCCATCCGCAGCCTCTCCATGGAAGCCCGCATGACCATCTGCAACATGAGCATTGAAATGGGCGCCCGCGGCGGCCTTATCGCCCCGGACGATACTACTTTTGACTACCTCAAAGGCCGTGAGTTTGCCCCCAAAGGCGCGGACTGGGACAAGGCCCTGGCTTACTGGAAAACCCTGTACTCTGACGCGGACGCCCAGTTTGACAAGGTGCTCACTTTTGATGCGGCCAGCATTGAGCCCATGATCACCTACGGTACTAACCCGGGTATGGGCATTGGCATCACCCAGCACATTCCCGCCGTGGAAGCCCTGGACGAAAAAGAAAAAACGTCTTTCAGGAAATCACTGGAATATATGGACCTGCAGCCGGGTACCGGCCTGCTGGGCAAGAAAGTGGATTACGTGTTCATCGGCAGCTGCACCAACAGCCGCATTGAAGACCTCCGCATGGTAGCCGAATTTGTAAAAGGCAAGAAAAAGGCCGACGACGTGACCGTATGGATCGTGCCCGGCTCCAAGCAGGTAGAAGCCCAGGCCAAGGCTGAAGGCATCCATGAAATTTTTGAAGCCGCGGGCTTCCACCTCCGTGAGCCCGGCTGCTCCGCCTGCCTGGGTATGAACGAGGACAAGATCCCCGCCGGCATGTACTGTGTCTCCACTTCCAACCGCAACTTTGAAGGACGCCAGGGCCCCAACGCCCGCACCTTCCTGGCCAGCCCCCTGACCGCCGCTGCTGCCGCCATCACGGGTAAGGTGACGGATGTGAGGGAGTGGCTGTAA